One window of the Roseovarius sp. THAF9 genome contains the following:
- the mscL gene encoding large conductance mechanosensitive channel protein MscL, producing MLSEFKDFIARGNVMDMAVGIIIGAAFTAIVSSLVADLINPIIGLVTGGLDFTNNYTVLSGDVAEGASLEAAREAGAAVFAWGAFVMAIINFLIIAFVVFMLVRYVNKVKDTAFKEKEEAPEEAPGPNEIDLLVEIRDALTKQAAS from the coding sequence ATGCTAAGCGAATTCAAAGACTTCATTGCCCGCGGCAATGTCATGGACATGGCCGTCGGCATCATCATCGGCGCGGCCTTCACCGCCATCGTCTCGTCGTTGGTCGCCGACCTGATCAATCCGATCATCGGGCTTGTCACCGGCGGGCTGGACTTCACCAACAACTACACCGTTCTGTCGGGCGACGTGGCCGAGGGCGCCTCGCTGGAAGCCGCTCGCGAGGCCGGCGCCGCCGTCTTCGCCTGGGGCGCGTTCGTCATGGCGATCATCAACTTCCTGATCATCGCCTTCGTCGTGTTCATGCTGGTGCGCTACGTGAACAAGGTGAAGGACACCGCCTTCAAGGAAAAGGAAGAAGCCCCCGAAGAGGCCCCCGGCCCCAACGAGATCGACTTGCTCGTGGAAATCCGCGACGCGCTAACGAAACAGGCCGCGTCTTGA
- a CDS encoding ABC transporter ATP-binding protein, with protein MSKLQAHDGPILEIDRLSISFFTRLREIPAVMDFSVSVQPGEAVGLVGESGCGKSTVALGVMQDLGVNGRVVGGTIKFKGRDLSEMSAEELRDIRGNEIAMIYQEPMASLNPAMKIGKQLIEVPMIHEGIGEKEAWQRALDVVRDVKLPDPERILKSFPHQLSGGQQQRIVIAMALMSKPSLLILDEPTTALDVTVEAAVVELVKDLGKKYGTSMLFISHNLGLVLETCDRICVMYSGEAVETGSIRDVFDKMRHPYTQALFRSIPLPGANKNARPLVAIPGNFPLPHERPQGCNFGPRCDYFEEGRCNRAGGIPMEPVPGDDRHASRCLRFDEIDWNAPVKASVATEATEKGEVVLKMDNLKKYYEVAANALFGKSGDTKVVKANETLSFEARESETLAIVGESGCGKSTFAKVLMGLETATDGQILLDNRNIEGTPIEKRDTQTVADIQMVFQNPFDTLNPSMTVGRQIIRALEVFGVGKNDTERRAELMRLLDLVKLPREFADRMPRQLSGGQKQRVGIARAFAGGARIVVADEPVSALDVSVQAAVTDLLMEIQREKKTTLLFISHDLSIVRYLSDRVMVMYLGHVVELGTTEQVFAPPYHPYTEALLSAVPIADTSVEKTHIVLEGDVPSAMNPPSGCPFQTRCRWKSQVPAGLCEVEVPPMRTLDDGHQLKCHLAEVKLAGMEPVIKVAAE; from the coding sequence ATGTCGAAACTGCAAGCGCATGACGGCCCCATCCTGGAGATCGACCGGCTGTCGATTTCCTTCTTCACGCGGCTGCGCGAGATCCCGGCGGTGATGGATTTCTCGGTCTCGGTCCAGCCGGGCGAGGCGGTAGGGCTGGTGGGCGAAAGCGGCTGCGGCAAGTCCACGGTCGCGCTGGGCGTGATGCAGGACCTCGGCGTGAATGGTCGGGTGGTGGGCGGCACGATCAAATTCAAAGGCCGCGACCTGAGCGAGATGAGCGCAGAGGAGCTGCGCGATATTCGCGGCAATGAGATCGCGATGATCTACCAGGAGCCGATGGCGAGCCTGAACCCGGCGATGAAGATCGGCAAGCAGCTGATCGAGGTGCCGATGATCCACGAGGGCATCGGCGAGAAGGAAGCGTGGCAGCGCGCGCTGGACGTGGTGCGGGACGTGAAGCTGCCCGATCCCGAGCGCATCCTGAAATCCTTTCCGCACCAGTTGTCGGGCGGGCAGCAACAGCGGATCGTGATCGCCATGGCGTTGATGTCGAAACCGTCGCTGCTGATCCTCGATGAGCCGACGACCGCGCTTGACGTCACGGTCGAGGCCGCGGTGGTCGAGCTGGTGAAGGATCTGGGCAAGAAATACGGCACGTCGATGCTGTTCATCAGCCACAACCTGGGGCTGGTGCTGGAGACCTGTGACCGGATCTGCGTGATGTATTCCGGTGAGGCGGTGGAGACGGGCAGCATCCGCGATGTCTTCGACAAGATGCGGCATCCCTATACGCAGGCGCTTTTCCGGTCGATTCCGCTGCCGGGGGCGAACAAGAACGCGCGGCCGCTGGTGGCGATTCCGGGGAACTTTCCCTTGCCGCATGAGCGGCCGCAGGGCTGCAATTTCGGGCCGCGTTGCGATTATTTCGAAGAAGGGCGCTGTAACCGGGCGGGGGGGATCCCGATGGAGCCCGTGCCGGGTGACGACCGCCATGCCTCGCGTTGTCTGCGCTTTGACGAGATCGACTGGAATGCGCCGGTGAAGGCCAGCGTGGCGACCGAGGCGACCGAGAAGGGTGAGGTCGTCCTGAAGATGGACAACCTGAAGAAATATTACGAGGTGGCGGCGAACGCGCTTTTCGGCAAAAGCGGTGATACCAAGGTCGTGAAGGCCAACGAGACGTTGAGTTTCGAGGCGCGGGAGAGCGAGACACTGGCCATCGTGGGCGAGTCGGGCTGTGGCAAGTCGACCTTTGCCAAGGTGCTGATGGGGCTGGAGACAGCGACGGACGGGCAGATCCTGCTGGACAACCGCAATATCGAGGGCACGCCGATCGAGAAGCGGGACACTCAGACGGTGGCGGATATCCAGATGGTGTTCCAGAACCCGTTCGACACGCTGAACCCGTCGATGACCGTGGGGCGGCAGATCATCAGGGCGCTGGAAGTGTTCGGCGTGGGCAAGAACGACACCGAGCGGCGGGCGGAGTTGATGCGGCTCTTGGACCTCGTGAAGCTGCCGCGCGAGTTTGCGGACCGGATGCCACGGCAGCTTTCGGGCGGGCAGAAACAGCGCGTGGGGATCGCGCGGGCCTTTGCCGGGGGTGCGAGGATCGTGGTGGCGGACGAGCCGGTGTCGGCGTTGGATGTCAGCGTGCAGGCGGCGGTGACGGACTTGCTGATGGAGATTCAGCGCGAGAAGAAGACGACGCTTCTGTTCATCAGCCATGACCTGAGCATCGTGCGATACCTGAGCGACCGGGTGATGGTGATGTACTTGGGCCATGTGGTGGAACTGGGCACCACCGAACAAGTCTTTGCGCCGCCCTATCACCCCTACACCGAGGCATTGCTGTCGGCGGTGCCGATTGCCGATACCAGCGTCGAGAAGACGCATATCGTGCTGGAAGGCGATGTGCCGTCGGCAATGAACCCGCCCTCGGGCTGTCCGTTCCAGACGCGGTGCCGGTGGAAATCGCAGGTGCCGGCGGGTCTGTGCGAGGTCGAGGTGCCGCCGATGCGAACGCTGGATGACGGGCACCAGCTTAAATGTCACCTGGCGGAGGTGAAGCTGGCCGGAATGGAGCCGGTGATCAAGGTCGCGGCGGAGTAG